A single genomic interval of Halichondria panicea chromosome 2, odHalPani1.1, whole genome shotgun sequence harbors:
- the LOC135330891 gene encoding ATP-dependent RNA helicase DDX54-like, whose product MEKCLTSVDFSEFGHDKSLDRGVVIDDNDSGSESCEETRKMVLKQNRKGKKSGGFQSMGLSYAVFSAVMKKGYRVPTPIQRKCIPVIMDGKDVVAMARTGSGKTAAFLVPLFERLKTHSSKIGARALILSPTRELATQTMKFTKELGRFTSLRATLVLGGDKLEAQFASMHENPDIIIGTPGRFLHLVVEMGLKLSSIEYVIFDEADRLFEMGFAEQLLGIVQQLPETRQTLLFSATLPKQLVEFAKAGLKDPVLVRLDVDSKLSEQLKLHFLATRADDKPAVLLYLLRNVVSAGEQTVVFAATKHHVEYLKELLTAAGISATHTYSSLDQTARKINVAKFVNKKASVMIVTDLAARGIDIPMLDNVVNYNFSCKPKLFVHRVGRVARAGRSGCAYSLLSSDEVPYMLDLHLFLGRPLQMSSASKQLVSGTYGSVPQSIIDSEHDTLRKLHSTSPVELDELHRISTNAQKQYVRSRTQPAPESVKRAKDLVPSVLPAHPMFEQLCSQEDMASSRLLDSLKSYRPNQTIFEIHSTSKTTAKQVMKTKRKYHGEVLSAVRQKTGQSSSEAAASTDGDAADSGELRLDESSKQPSHRDEEHYLKYTSSDVHSERGLSLGSSFQRDAEGAALDLAGDDDQTSKKKTNIKTWDRKRKKFVGDSNQPKRVKTESGHWIKASYKSHAYQEWKDRYKLDTPLAGAEEDTQAISLKKPSRGRKGRFAEAEEDTQFKKPSRGRKGRFGTSKVEKEGKGTVGGLRSKGEILKKRKMKNMQEMARKRKSKKQSAGSSKQK is encoded by the exons atggAGAAGTGTTTAACAAGTGTCGATTTCTCAGAGTTTGGGCATGATAAAAGCTTGGATAGAGGTGTAGTCATAGATGATAATGACTCAGGCTCAGAAAGCTGTGAGGAGACCCGGAAAATGGTGTTGAAACAAAACAGGAAAGGGAAGAAGTCTGGTGGATTCCAATCCATGG GTTTGAGTTATGCTGTTTTCTCTGCCGTAATGAAGAAAGGCTACAGAGTGCCCACTCCCATTCAGAGGAAG TGTATCCCTGTGATAATGGACGGAAAAGATGTTGTTGCCATGGCGAGAACAGGATCAGGGAAGACGGCTGCCTTTCTTGTCCCTCTATTTGAGAGACTCAAGACCCACTCCTCTAAG ATTGGAGCTAGAGCTCTCATCTTGTCTCCAACTAGGGAACTGGCTACACAAACTATGAAGTTCACAAAAGAG CTTGGACGTTTCACTAGTCTTCGAGCAACCCTGGTACTGGGAGGAGACAAGCTGGAGGCTCAGTTTGCCTCCATGCATGAGAATCCAGACAT TATTATTGGCACCCCCGGACGCTTTCTCCACTTGGTTGTAGAGATGGGACTAAAACTGTCTTCGATTGAGTATGTGATTTTCGACGAGGCTGACCGTTTGTTTGAAATGGGATTTGCTGAGCAGTTGCTAGGTATCGTTCAACAGCTTCCTGAAACCAGACAGACCCTCTTGTTTTCTGCCACTCTCCCAAAGCAGCTTGTGGAGTTTGCAAAGGCTG GACTCAAGGACCCCGTGTTGGTTCGACTAGACGTGGACTCTAAACTGAGCGAGCAACTCAAACTTCACTTCCTGGCTACTCGTGCTGATGATAAACCAGCTGTCCTCCTCTACCTGTTACGTAATGTCGTCTCAGCGGGGGAGCAAACTGTTGTGTTTGCAGCCACTAAACACCACGTGGAATATCTTAAAGAG CTCCTGACAGCAGCTGGCATATCGGCCACTCATACGTACAGCTCTCTGGACCAGACTGCCCGTAAGATCAACGTGGCCAAGTTTGTCAACAAGAAAGCCTCTGTCATGATTGTCACCGATCTCGCT GCTAGGGGCATTGACATACCTATGCTGGACAATGTCGTCAATTACAACTTCTCGTGCAAGCCAAAGCTGTTTGTTCACAGAGTGG GTCGTGTTGCCAGGGCTGGTCGCAGTGGGTGTGCCTACTCTCTCCTCTCGTCTGATGAAGTGCCCTACATGCTGGACCTCCACCTTTTCCTGGGCAGGCCGCTCCAAATGAGCTCTGCATCGAAACAGCTTGTATCTG GTACCTATGGCAGTGTTCCCCAGTCAATCATAGACAGTGAGCATGACACTCTGAGGAAGCTACACTCCACCTCTCCAGTAGAATTGGACGAACTCCACAGAATCTCCACAAATGCTCAGAAACAGTACGTCAGGTCCCGAACCCAACCAGCCCCAGAGTCAGTGAAGAGAGCTAAAGATCTCGTTCCGTCGGTGTTGCCTGCCCACCCAATGTTTGAGCAGCTGTGCTCTCAGGAGGACATGGCCAGTAGTCGCCTTCTGGACTCACTCAAATCATATAGACCAAATCAG ACCATATTTGAGATACACTCGACCAGTAAAACCACAGCTAAGCAGGTCATGAAGACTAAaag GAAATACCATGGTGAAGTACTAAGTGCTGTTAGACAGAAGACGGGTCAATCTTCATCTGAAGCAGCTGCTTCCACTGATGGTGACGCTGCCGATAGTGGTGAGCTCCGATTAGATGAGTCCAGCAAACAGCCGAGTCATCGTGATGAGGAGCATTACTTGAAATACACTTCGTCTGATGTCCACTCTGAAAGAGG tctgtcTCTAGGGTCAAGCTTTCAGAGAGACGCGGAGGGAGCTGCACTAGACTTAGCCGGAGACGACGACCAGACTTCAAAAAAGAAAACCAATATCAAGACATG GGACAGAAAACGTAAGAAGTTTGTTGGGGACAGCAATCAGCCCAAGAGAGTCAAAACGGAGAGCGGCCATTGGATAAAGGCCTCTTACAAGAGCCATGCCTATCAGGAGTGGAAGGACAGATACAAGCTAGACACACCTCTAGCAGGAGCTGAAGAAGACACACAGGCAATCTCGCTCAAGAAACCCTCTAGAGGAAGAAAGGGACGATTTGCAGAAGCTGAGGAAGATACACAGTTTAAGAAACCTTCTCGAGGAAGAAAGGGACGATTTGGGACAAGTAAAGTAGAAAAAGAAGGCAAAGGAACAGTTGGTGGCCTCAGGTCTAAAGGAGAGATACTAAAGAAGCGAAAAATGAAGAACATGCAAGAAATGGCTCGAAAGCGAAAGTCTAAGAAGCAATCAGCTGGCAGTAGTAAACAAAAGTGA
- the LOC135330940 gene encoding leucine carboxyl methyltransferase 1-like isoform X1, which yields MAQSRSSRRASDDLAVQTTNDDATSCKRYATQKGYWEDDFVKYFCRTSDRKSPEINRGYFARVRLYQLLVEKFLSLAGEESQVINFGAGYDTLYWTLSARSLRPKLLVEVDFEAVTARKCYYISSKEPLREVLVDPVIEKDSISSKHYKLLSGDLRDMATVGEKLLSSGVDTSLPTLFLTECVLVYMDPDKSREVIRWAGNNFSTALFLNYEPIFPDDSFGLTMQANLAHRGCSLLGINACPDLESQKQRFLGNGWQCTWALDMAEVYQQLPKNEIQRIERLEFLDEKELLIQLLQHYCASCGYTDKKRIGLDKVRLSKNS from the exons ATGGCCCAAAGTAGATCTAGTCGTAGAGCAAGTGATGATCTGGCTGTGCAAACTACAAATGATGATGCTACATCATGTAAAAG ATATGCTACACAGAAGGGCTACTGGGAGGACGACTTTGTCAAGTATTTTTGCAGAACCTCAGATCGTAAATCTCCGGAAATAAACAGAG GTTATTTTGCGAGGGTCAGATTGTATCAGCTGTTAGTCGAGAAGTTTCTCTCGCTAGCGGGTGAGGAGAGTCAGGTGATCAACTTTGGAGCAGGCTATGACACGCTATATTGGACCCTCAGTGCAAGATCGCTCAGACCGAAGCTGCTTGTCGAGGTCGACTTCGAAGCCGTGACAGCAAGAAAATGTTACTATATCAG TAGTAAAGAACCATTGAGAGAAGTTTTAGTAGATCCTGTGATAGAAAAAGACTCCATCTCCTCCAAGCACTACAAACTACTATCAGGAGACCTCAGAGATATGGCTACTGTCGGCGAAAAGCTTCTGAGTAGTGGAGTCGATACCAG CCTTCCCACTTTGTTCCTGACCGAatgtgtacttgtgtatatgGATCCAGACAAGTCCAGAGAAGTGATTCGATGGGCTGGAAACAACTTCTCCACTGCACTATTCTTGAACTACGAGCCA ATTTTCCCCGATGACAGTTTTGGACTGACCATGCAGGCAAATCTTGCA CACAGAGGTTGCTCTCTATTGGGTATCAATGCATGCCCTGACCTGGAGTCACAGAAACAGCGTTTCCTTGGAAATGGGTGGCAGTGTACTTGGGCATTAGATATGGCAGAGGTCTATCAACAGCTACCTAAGAATGAAATACAAAG AATTGAGAGGTTAGAGTTTCTCGATGAGAAGGAACTGTTAATACAACTGCTACAGCACTACTGTGCCAGCTGTGGCTACACTGACAAGAAAAGAatag GTTTGGACAAGGTCAGATTATCAAAGAACTCTTGA
- the LOC135330940 gene encoding leucine carboxyl methyltransferase 1-like isoform X2 yields the protein MAQSRSSRRASDDLAVQTTNDDATSCKRYATQKGYWEDDFVKYFCRTSDRKSPEINRGYFARVRLYQLLVEKFLSLAGEESQVINFGAGYDTLYWTLSARSLRPKLLVEVDFEAVTARKCYYISKEPLREVLVDPVIEKDSISSKHYKLLSGDLRDMATVGEKLLSSGVDTSLPTLFLTECVLVYMDPDKSREVIRWAGNNFSTALFLNYEPIFPDDSFGLTMQANLAHRGCSLLGINACPDLESQKQRFLGNGWQCTWALDMAEVYQQLPKNEIQRIERLEFLDEKELLIQLLQHYCASCGYTDKKRIGLDKVRLSKNS from the exons ATGGCCCAAAGTAGATCTAGTCGTAGAGCAAGTGATGATCTGGCTGTGCAAACTACAAATGATGATGCTACATCATGTAAAAG ATATGCTACACAGAAGGGCTACTGGGAGGACGACTTTGTCAAGTATTTTTGCAGAACCTCAGATCGTAAATCTCCGGAAATAAACAGAG GTTATTTTGCGAGGGTCAGATTGTATCAGCTGTTAGTCGAGAAGTTTCTCTCGCTAGCGGGTGAGGAGAGTCAGGTGATCAACTTTGGAGCAGGCTATGACACGCTATATTGGACCCTCAGTGCAAGATCGCTCAGACCGAAGCTGCTTGTCGAGGTCGACTTCGAAGCCGTGACAGCAAGAAAATGTTACTATATCAG TAAAGAACCATTGAGAGAAGTTTTAGTAGATCCTGTGATAGAAAAAGACTCCATCTCCTCCAAGCACTACAAACTACTATCAGGAGACCTCAGAGATATGGCTACTGTCGGCGAAAAGCTTCTGAGTAGTGGAGTCGATACCAG CCTTCCCACTTTGTTCCTGACCGAatgtgtacttgtgtatatgGATCCAGACAAGTCCAGAGAAGTGATTCGATGGGCTGGAAACAACTTCTCCACTGCACTATTCTTGAACTACGAGCCA ATTTTCCCCGATGACAGTTTTGGACTGACCATGCAGGCAAATCTTGCA CACAGAGGTTGCTCTCTATTGGGTATCAATGCATGCCCTGACCTGGAGTCACAGAAACAGCGTTTCCTTGGAAATGGGTGGCAGTGTACTTGGGCATTAGATATGGCAGAGGTCTATCAACAGCTACCTAAGAATGAAATACAAAG AATTGAGAGGTTAGAGTTTCTCGATGAGAAGGAACTGTTAATACAACTGCTACAGCACTACTGTGCCAGCTGTGGCTACACTGACAAGAAAAGAatag GTTTGGACAAGGTCAGATTATCAAAGAACTCTTGA